The following are encoded together in the Actinoplanes sp. N902-109 genome:
- a CDS encoding permease: MAAPAPAPEQPARPQRRFGSVEVLAVLLVLLVVFRSPLASLISSPRLQTWTTVFVSVLVQAVPFLVFGVVLSAVIAVFVPRSFWARALPRHPVLAVPAAGLAGVVLPGCECGSVPIAGSLIRRGVTPAAALAFLLAAPAINPIVLTATAIAFPNNPEMAVARGVASLAVAVAMGWLWLRLGKAEWIKLPHRPDLDGLSRGNAFWAAARHDIMHAGGFLVLGAAAAATINVAVPERWLTTLAGNPVLSVLALAVLAVLLSICSEADAFVAASLSQFSLTSRLVFLVVGPMVDLKLISMQTGVFGRRFAARFAPATLIAAIVTGTAVGLVLL; the protein is encoded by the coding sequence ATCGCAGCGCCCGCACCGGCACCCGAGCAGCCCGCCCGGCCGCAGCGCCGGTTCGGCTCGGTCGAGGTGCTCGCCGTGCTGCTGGTGCTGCTGGTCGTCTTCCGCAGCCCGCTGGCGTCGCTGATCTCCAGCCCGCGGTTGCAGACCTGGACCACGGTGTTCGTGTCCGTGCTGGTGCAGGCGGTGCCGTTCCTGGTGTTCGGCGTGGTGCTGTCCGCGGTGATCGCGGTCTTCGTGCCACGGTCGTTCTGGGCGCGGGCGCTGCCGCGGCATCCCGTGCTGGCCGTGCCCGCCGCCGGGCTCGCCGGGGTGGTCCTGCCCGGCTGCGAGTGCGGCAGCGTGCCGATCGCCGGTTCGCTGATCCGCCGCGGCGTCACCCCGGCCGCCGCGCTGGCGTTCCTGCTCGCCGCGCCCGCGATCAACCCGATCGTGCTGACCGCCACCGCGATCGCGTTCCCGAACAACCCGGAGATGGCGGTCGCGCGCGGGGTGGCCAGCCTCGCGGTCGCGGTGGCGATGGGCTGGCTGTGGCTGCGCCTGGGCAAGGCCGAGTGGATCAAGCTGCCGCACCGGCCCGACCTGGACGGCCTCAGCCGCGGCAACGCGTTCTGGGCGGCCGCCCGGCACGACATCATGCACGCCGGCGGCTTCCTGGTGCTCGGCGCCGCGGCCGCCGCCACCATCAACGTCGCCGTTCCCGAGCGCTGGCTCACCACCCTGGCCGGCAACCCGGTGCTGTCGGTGCTGGCCCTGGCCGTGCTGGCGGTGCTGCTGTCGATCTGCAGCGAGGCCGATGCGTTCGTCGCGGCGTCGCTGTCGCAGTTCTCGCTCACCTCGCGGCTGGTGTTCCTGGTGGTCGGCCCGATGGTGGACCTCAAGCTGATCAGCATGCAGACCGGCGTGTTCGGCCGCCGCTTCGCGGCCCGTTTCGCCCCGGCGACGCTGATCGCGGCCATCGTCACCGGCACGGCCGTGGGGCTGGTGCTGCTGTGA
- a CDS encoding acyl-CoA dehydrogenase family protein, producing MSIETHDAALAAAHDVAAALLPGAIERDRAGAAAVPAEALGVLDRSGLLGITVPAQDGGPGLGPVTLAEVTRVIAAADPALAQVPQAHFLLVDVLAVHAGKETRAQLYAEVLAGHRIGNALAERGGSHAQDLRTRLSGGLLSGTKYYTTGALTSAWIAVSALDDTGRLVLAVVPRDAPGVTVGTDWDVMGQRATISGTATFTDVPAPYVLDYAHAYEVPQQLGARAQLVHAAIEVGIAGAALRDARAYLRDKARPSTEAVRAGAATAGADPHVRHRYGRVATRVRAAEALLADAARTLAEIGLVPASAEEAARGSLAVAAAKAFGSEVALEAASELFQMCGTSSTAAKYDLDRHWRNARTHSVHDPLDWKYHHIAAYELSDVLPPSHGQL from the coding sequence GTGAGCATCGAAACCCATGACGCCGCCCTCGCCGCGGCCCACGACGTCGCGGCGGCCCTGCTGCCCGGAGCCATCGAGCGCGACCGCGCCGGCGCCGCCGCGGTGCCCGCCGAGGCCCTCGGCGTGCTCGACCGCTCCGGCCTGCTGGGCATCACCGTGCCGGCGCAGGACGGCGGCCCGGGTCTCGGCCCGGTCACCCTGGCCGAGGTCACCCGGGTGATCGCCGCCGCCGACCCGGCCCTCGCCCAGGTGCCGCAGGCCCACTTCCTGCTGGTCGACGTGCTCGCCGTGCACGCCGGCAAGGAGACCCGGGCCCAGCTGTACGCGGAGGTGCTGGCCGGTCACCGCATCGGCAACGCCCTCGCCGAGCGCGGCGGCAGCCACGCCCAGGATCTGCGGACCCGGCTGTCCGGCGGCCTGCTCTCCGGCACCAAGTACTACACGACCGGGGCGCTGACCTCGGCCTGGATCGCCGTGAGCGCGCTGGACGACACCGGCCGGCTGGTGCTGGCCGTCGTGCCGCGCGACGCCCCGGGCGTGACGGTCGGCACCGACTGGGACGTCATGGGTCAGCGCGCCACGATCAGCGGCACGGCGACCTTCACCGACGTCCCCGCGCCGTACGTGCTGGACTACGCGCACGCCTACGAGGTGCCGCAGCAGCTCGGCGCGCGGGCACAGCTGGTGCACGCCGCCATCGAGGTGGGCATCGCCGGGGCCGCCCTGCGTGACGCCCGGGCCTATCTGCGCGACAAGGCCCGCCCGTCCACCGAGGCCGTCCGGGCGGGTGCGGCCACCGCCGGTGCCGACCCGCACGTGCGGCACCGCTACGGCCGCGTCGCCACCCGCGTGCGCGCGGCCGAGGCGTTGCTGGCCGACGCGGCGCGCACGCTGGCGGAGATCGGCCTGGTGCCGGCCTCGGCCGAGGAGGCGGCGCGCGGCTCGCTGGCGGTGGCGGCGGCCAAGGCGTTCGGCAGCGAGGTGGCGCTGGAGGCGGCGTCCGAGCTGTTCCAGATGTGCGGCACCAGCTCCACCGCCGCGAAGTACGACCTCGACCGGCACTGGCGCAACGCGCGCACGCACAGCGTCCACGACCCGCTCGACTGGAAGTACCACCACATCGCCGCGTACGAGCTCAGCGACGTCCTCCCGCCCAGCCACGGGCAGCTGTGA
- a CDS encoding bifunctional 2-polyprenyl-6-hydroxyphenol methylase/3-demethylubiquinol 3-O-methyltransferase UbiG, protein MDAEQNLWLRKISENPGHSQWYVDRFRTMAEQGADLAGEARLVDTVVTRGARILDAGCGTGRVGGFLAAAGHEVVGVDLDPVLVAEARAQHPGAEWTVGDLAALDLPGKPFDAVVCAGNVMTFLAPATRVPVLRGFAAHLAPGGRAVIGFGAGRGYAFDEFLVDAEAAGLAPDLLLSTWDLRPYQPSADFLVALLVNRVL, encoded by the coding sequence ATGGACGCTGAGCAAAACCTGTGGTTGCGCAAGATCTCCGAGAACCCGGGGCACTCGCAGTGGTACGTCGACCGGTTCCGCACCATGGCCGAGCAGGGCGCCGACCTGGCGGGGGAGGCCCGGCTGGTGGACACCGTGGTGACCCGTGGCGCCCGCATCCTCGACGCGGGCTGCGGCACCGGCCGGGTCGGCGGGTTCCTGGCGGCGGCCGGGCACGAGGTGGTCGGCGTGGACCTCGACCCGGTGCTCGTCGCGGAGGCCCGCGCCCAGCACCCGGGCGCCGAGTGGACGGTGGGTGACCTGGCCGCGCTGGACCTGCCGGGCAAGCCGTTCGACGCGGTGGTCTGCGCGGGCAACGTGATGACGTTCCTCGCCCCGGCCACCCGGGTGCCGGTGCTGCGCGGGTTCGCGGCTCACCTGGCCCCCGGCGGGCGCGCGGTGATCGGGTTCGGGGCCGGGCGCGGATACGCCTTCGACGAGTTCCTGGTCGACGCCGAGGCGGCCGGGCTGGCCCCGGATCTGCTGCTGAGCACCTGGGACCTGCGGCCCTACCAGCCGTCGGCCGACTTCCTGGTGGCGTTGCTGGTCAACCGGGTCTTGTGA
- a CDS encoding MFS transporter → MTVALVAGFMTLLDVSIVNVAIPSIQADLKLSSGELQWVLSGYALTFGLLLVPSGRFGDARGRRDVFLVGLTVFVLSSAAAGFATGPLWLVVARLVQGAAAGVVSPQVSGLIQQLFKPEERGKPFGLFGATVGLSTAIGPLLGGLLIQVLGASQGWRWIFFINVPIGIAAIILGRMWIPGREAEERSHESLDPVGVGLLGVGVLLLLLPLVQEREWHTPLKWLLTVAAVAVLAGFLWWERRFEARGGTPVIELELFKLRSYRLGALTGLLYFAGFTTIFFIYTLYLQSGLHYSALLAGLSLTPFALGSAVSAAVGGRIVNRFGRELVVAGLVLVLIGLAATLVALHFVPGHHAGWAAAGPLLVAGIGSGLVISPNQNLTLSEVPVRRAGSAGAVLQTGQRIGTALGIAVVGSVFFNRLAANGGHWSLAFRTALLITLAFVAVALVSALSDVIAGRRDAAAGEAKHRVPADSRV, encoded by the coding sequence ATGACCGTCGCCCTTGTCGCCGGCTTCATGACTTTGCTCGACGTGAGCATCGTCAACGTCGCCATCCCCTCGATCCAGGCCGACCTCAAACTCAGCTCGGGCGAGCTGCAGTGGGTGCTGTCCGGCTATGCACTGACCTTCGGACTGCTGCTGGTGCCCTCCGGCCGGTTCGGTGACGCCCGCGGGCGCCGCGACGTCTTCCTGGTCGGCCTGACCGTGTTCGTGCTGTCCAGCGCGGCCGCCGGGTTCGCCACCGGCCCGCTGTGGCTGGTCGTCGCCCGGCTGGTCCAGGGCGCCGCCGCCGGCGTGGTCAGCCCACAGGTCTCCGGCCTGATCCAGCAGCTGTTCAAGCCCGAGGAACGCGGCAAGCCGTTCGGCCTGTTCGGGGCCACCGTCGGGCTCTCCACCGCGATCGGCCCGCTGCTGGGCGGCCTGCTCATCCAGGTGCTCGGCGCCTCGCAGGGCTGGCGCTGGATCTTCTTCATCAACGTCCCGATCGGCATCGCCGCGATCATCCTGGGCCGGATGTGGATCCCCGGCCGCGAGGCCGAGGAGCGTTCCCACGAGAGCCTCGACCCGGTCGGTGTCGGCCTGCTGGGCGTCGGCGTGCTGCTGCTGTTGCTCCCGCTGGTGCAGGAACGCGAGTGGCACACCCCGCTGAAGTGGTTGCTCACCGTGGCCGCCGTGGCCGTGCTGGCCGGTTTCCTGTGGTGGGAGCGCCGGTTCGAGGCCCGCGGCGGCACCCCGGTGATCGAGCTCGAGTTGTTCAAGCTGCGCTCGTACCGGCTGGGCGCGCTGACCGGCCTGCTCTACTTCGCGGGCTTCACCACGATCTTCTTCATCTACACCCTCTACCTGCAGAGCGGGCTGCACTACAGCGCCCTGCTGGCCGGGCTGTCGCTGACCCCGTTCGCGCTGGGTTCGGCGGTCTCGGCGGCCGTGGGCGGGCGCATCGTCAACCGCTTCGGCCGCGAGCTGGTCGTGGCGGGTCTGGTCCTCGTCCTGATCGGCCTGGCCGCCACGCTGGTGGCGCTGCACTTCGTCCCCGGCCACCACGCCGGGTGGGCGGCGGCCGGCCCGCTGCTCGTCGCGGGCATCGGCAGCGGCCTGGTGATCAGCCCCAACCAGAACCTCACGCTGTCCGAGGTCCCGGTGCGCCGGGCCGGCAGCGCGGGCGCCGTGCTGCAGACCGGGCAGCGCATCGGTACGGCCCTGGGCATCGCAGTCGTCGGCTCGGTCTTCTTCAACCGCCTCGCCGCCAACGGGGGCCACTGGTCGCTCGCCTTCCGCACCGCCCTGCTGATCACCCTCGCCTTCGTCGCGGTGGCCCTCGTCTCCGCGCTCAGCGACGTGATCGCCGGCCGCCGCGACGCCGCTGCCGGCGAGGCGAAGCACCGCGTCCCCGCGGACTCGCGGGTGTGA
- a CDS encoding discoidin domain-containing protein: protein MRRTGAVAATALLLLAGAAPARAHPAPVPRARVWVTTPDRAEQLHERAPVAFRRGDSALTTITVDPGTRYQSMDGFGASLTDSAAAVLYRLAPAQRDAAMRSLFDPRGGIGVSFLRQPVGSSDFTAAAQHYSYDDVPAGRTDFALEHFSIDHDRARILPLLRRARQLDPQLTVLATPWSPPAWMKTSDSLIGGHLKDDPRIYDAYARYLVRFVQEYAEAGVRIDYLTVQNEPQNRHDGGYPGTALPVPQEAAVIEALGPKLAAAHLPTRILGYDHNWTTHPGDVATTPAGEDPETDYPYRLLAAPAGKWLAGTAYHCYSGDPGAQSALHRAYPAKGIWFTECSGSHGAADTPEQIFRGTLTWHARTLAIGTTRNWAKSVVNWNIALDSTGGPHLGGCDTCTGLLTLQADGSVSRDAEYYTIGHLSKFVRPGAVRIASTSYGTTGWNGQIMDVAFRNPDGSTALVVHNENDNPRSFAVAVGGRSFEYTLPGGALATFTWPRSALPAASPVPVTSADPLLDGDGSTRWSSGAAQTPGQSVTADLGRPVHFSRVAVDSGDNLGDYARSFSLAASGDGERWRPLGSFTARGQLTTVTVPPVSARYLRVTNTSTGAGWWSIADLRLYR, encoded by the coding sequence ATGCGACGTACCGGCGCGGTGGCCGCCACCGCCTTGCTCCTGCTCGCGGGCGCCGCACCCGCCCGGGCCCACCCCGCCCCCGTACCGCGGGCGCGGGTCTGGGTGACCACCCCCGACCGCGCCGAACAGCTGCACGAGCGTGCCCCGGTGGCCTTCCGCCGCGGCGACAGCGCGCTGACCACGATCACGGTCGACCCCGGCACCCGCTACCAGAGCATGGACGGCTTCGGCGCCTCGCTGACCGACTCGGCCGCCGCGGTGCTGTACCGGCTGGCCCCGGCGCAGCGCGACGCCGCCATGCGCTCGCTGTTCGACCCGCGCGGCGGCATCGGCGTCAGCTTCCTGCGCCAGCCGGTCGGCTCGTCGGACTTCACCGCCGCCGCGCAGCACTACAGCTACGACGACGTCCCGGCCGGGCGGACCGACTTCGCCCTCGAGCACTTCAGCATCGACCACGACCGGGCGCGCATCCTGCCGCTGCTGCGCCGCGCGCGACAGCTCGACCCGCAGCTGACCGTGCTGGCCACACCGTGGAGCCCCCCGGCCTGGATGAAGACCAGCGACTCGCTGATCGGCGGGCACCTCAAGGACGACCCCAGGATCTACGACGCGTACGCCCGCTACCTGGTCCGGTTCGTGCAGGAGTACGCCGAGGCGGGCGTGCGGATCGACTACCTGACCGTGCAGAACGAGCCGCAGAACCGCCACGACGGCGGTTACCCCGGCACCGCACTGCCCGTGCCGCAGGAGGCCGCGGTCATCGAGGCGCTCGGCCCGAAGCTCGCCGCCGCGCACCTGCCGACCAGGATCCTCGGGTACGACCACAACTGGACCACGCACCCCGGTGACGTGGCGACCACCCCGGCGGGCGAGGACCCGGAGACCGACTACCCGTACCGGCTACTCGCCGCACCGGCCGGCAAGTGGCTGGCCGGGACCGCCTACCACTGCTACTCCGGCGACCCCGGCGCGCAGAGCGCCCTGCACCGGGCGTACCCGGCCAAGGGGATCTGGTTCACCGAGTGCTCCGGCTCGCACGGCGCGGCCGACACCCCCGAGCAGATCTTCCGGGGCACGCTGACCTGGCACGCCCGCACGCTCGCCATCGGGACGACCCGCAACTGGGCCAAGTCGGTGGTCAACTGGAACATCGCCCTGGACAGCACCGGCGGCCCGCACCTCGGCGGCTGCGACACCTGCACCGGGCTGCTCACGCTGCAGGCCGACGGCAGCGTCTCGCGGGACGCCGAGTACTACACGATCGGGCACCTGTCGAAGTTCGTGCGGCCCGGCGCCGTCCGCATCGCCAGCACGTCGTACGGCACCACCGGCTGGAACGGCCAGATCATGGACGTCGCCTTCCGCAACCCGGACGGCTCGACCGCGCTGGTCGTGCACAACGAGAACGACAACCCGCGCTCGTTCGCCGTCGCGGTGGGCGGCCGCTCGTTCGAGTACACCCTGCCCGGCGGCGCCCTGGCGACCTTCACCTGGCCGCGGTCGGCGCTGCCGGCGGCCTCCCCGGTGCCGGTCACGTCGGCCGACCCGCTGCTCGACGGCGACGGCTCGACCCGCTGGTCCAGCGGCGCCGCCCAGACACCGGGTCAGTCGGTGACCGCCGACCTCGGCCGCCCGGTGCATTTCTCCCGCGTCGCCGTCGACAGCGGGGACAACCTCGGCGACTACGCGCGCTCGTTCTCGCTGGCAGCGAGCGGCGACGGTGAGCGGTGGCGGCCGCTGGGCAGCTTCACCGCCCGCGGTCAGCTGACCACCGTGACCGTGCCCCCGGTCAGCGCCCGCTACCTGCGTGTCACCAACACCTCGACCGGCGCCGGCTGGTGGAGCATCGCCGATCTGCGGCTGTACCGCTGA
- a CDS encoding LacI family DNA-binding transcriptional regulator: protein MKQGDVTKPARGTVRDVAAATGVSIATVSRVLNGRGNVARETRELVERALVQLGGTGPRPRGPGRPSGGPVFVRCPYLLTDYFGVIVSAVAEALDLHGRAMVLNAGEAAQQTPVLTRLPHRPGLAGAVLILPPEPAEELAALRLRQFPFVIVDPRVPPPRDTLAVSAAHAAGARALTTHLTGLGHRRIGVVAGPDEWLASDARLAGHTTALAGAGVLPDPALIRHVEPTVAWGRHAAGELLDRPAPPTAIVGFNDKTAVGALQAAAERGLRVPADLSVAGFDDIDLSRATSPMLTTVRQPLAELGRMAVSLLVRVLERHELEALHVELATELVVRESTGRVRG from the coding sequence GTGAAACAAGGGGATGTAACAAAACCGGCGCGAGGCACCGTCCGGGATGTCGCCGCGGCCACCGGCGTGTCGATCGCGACGGTGTCGCGGGTGCTCAACGGGCGGGGCAACGTCGCCCGGGAGACCCGTGAACTCGTCGAACGCGCCCTGGTCCAGCTCGGTGGCACCGGCCCCCGCCCGCGCGGCCCCGGGCGGCCGTCCGGCGGGCCGGTGTTCGTGCGCTGCCCCTACCTGCTGACCGACTACTTCGGCGTGATCGTGTCGGCCGTCGCCGAGGCGCTCGACCTGCACGGGCGGGCCATGGTCCTCAACGCGGGCGAGGCCGCCCAGCAGACCCCGGTGCTGACCCGGCTGCCGCACCGCCCCGGGCTGGCCGGGGCCGTGCTGATCCTGCCGCCCGAACCGGCCGAGGAGCTCGCCGCGCTGCGGCTGCGCCAGTTCCCGTTCGTCATCGTGGACCCCCGGGTGCCGCCGCCGCGCGACACCCTGGCCGTGTCGGCCGCGCACGCCGCCGGGGCGCGGGCGCTGACCACCCACCTGACCGGGCTCGGGCACCGCCGCATCGGCGTGGTGGCCGGCCCGGACGAGTGGCTGGCCAGCGACGCCCGGCTGGCCGGGCACACCACCGCGCTGGCCGGGGCCGGGGTGCTGCCCGACCCGGCGCTGATCCGGCACGTCGAGCCGACCGTCGCCTGGGGCCGGCACGCCGCCGGGGAACTGCTCGACCGGCCCGCCCCGCCCACCGCGATCGTCGGCTTCAACGACAAGACCGCCGTGGGAGCCCTGCAGGCCGCGGCCGAGCGCGGGCTGCGGGTGCCCGCGGACCTGTCCGTGGCCGGGTTCGACGACATCGACCTCAGCCGCGCCACCAGCCCCATGCTCACCACCGTGCGCCAGCCGCTGGCCGAGCTCGGGCGGATGGCGGTGTCGCTGCTGGTGCGCGTGCTGGAACGGCACGAGCTGGAGGCGCTGCACGTGGAGCTGGCCACCGAACTGGTGGTGCGCGAGTCCACGGGTAGGGTCCGGGGGTGA
- a CDS encoding Gfo/Idh/MocA family protein has product MTTYATVGAGWRARMFWDITAELDGLDCVGTVVRSPRELPVPSYGSLAACVAQARPDFIVTAVSWDASPAVITEAVERGLPVLAETPPAPDAAGLSALWSAVGASGLVQVAEQYLLVPAHAARLAAVRAGVIGTPSQVQVSSTHMYHAVSLIRGFLGGVTDPVTVRASRTVAPLADPLTRDGWTDTAEPRPATTILATLDFGDGRSGLYDFTDNQWHNQLRFRRLLVRGSHGELRDDEVVRLTAPRTIVRSPLVRRQTGYDLDLDGFDTDTITLGDQVLFRNPYPGRRFNDEEIAIATLLEATAAWVRGAGPAPYPLAEGIRDHVIALAVEESADTDRPVTAEAHFLKNGSSAPN; this is encoded by the coding sequence GTGACCACCTATGCGACCGTGGGTGCCGGTTGGCGCGCCCGGATGTTCTGGGACATCACCGCCGAGCTCGACGGGCTGGACTGCGTCGGGACGGTGGTGCGCAGCCCGCGGGAGTTGCCGGTGCCCTCGTACGGCTCCCTGGCCGCATGCGTCGCCCAGGCCCGGCCGGACTTCATCGTGACCGCGGTGTCCTGGGACGCCAGTCCCGCGGTGATCACCGAGGCGGTCGAGCGGGGGCTGCCGGTGCTGGCCGAGACTCCGCCCGCGCCGGACGCCGCCGGGCTCAGCGCGTTGTGGTCGGCCGTCGGTGCCTCCGGGCTGGTGCAGGTCGCCGAGCAGTATCTGCTGGTGCCCGCGCACGCCGCCCGGCTGGCCGCGGTGCGGGCCGGGGTGATCGGCACGCCGAGCCAGGTGCAGGTCTCCTCGACGCACATGTACCACGCCGTGTCGCTGATCCGTGGCTTCCTCGGCGGCGTGACCGACCCGGTGACCGTGCGGGCCTCCCGCACGGTCGCGCCGCTGGCCGACCCGCTCACCCGGGACGGCTGGACCGACACCGCCGAGCCGCGCCCGGCCACCACGATCCTGGCCACCCTCGACTTCGGCGACGGCCGCTCGGGGCTGTACGACTTCACCGACAACCAGTGGCACAACCAGCTGCGGTTCCGCCGGTTGCTGGTCCGCGGCAGCCACGGCGAGCTGCGCGACGACGAGGTGGTCCGGCTCACCGCACCCCGCACGATCGTGCGCTCGCCGCTGGTGCGCCGGCAAACCGGTTACGACCTCGACCTCGACGGCTTCGACACCGACACCATCACCCTCGGTGACCAGGTGCTGTTCCGCAACCCGTACCCCGGCAGGCGCTTCAACGACGAGGAGATCGCCATCGCGACGCTGCTGGAGGCCACCGCGGCATGGGTGCGCGGGGCGGGACCGGCGCCGTATCCGCTGGCCGAGGGCATCCGCGACCACGTGATCGCGCTGGCCGTCGAGGAATCGGCGGACACCGACCGGCCGGTAACCGCCGAGGCGCACTTCCTCAAGAACGGCTCAAGCGCGCCGAACTGA
- a CDS encoding bifunctional diguanylate cyclase/phosphodiesterase yields MARVSYLAWVTALCVLYYAWPGSHVFSWGGIGLSAAAAVLVGVRQHRPRRPLPWYLISAALVFFVSGDTVYYVKTALGQTPPFPDWSDVLYLLVYPLLAGGLVLFIRSRAGQGNRAALLDAAVPTVSLGLLSWVYMIAPYTRDTELTVLEKAVSVSYPLGDVLALAILLRLLTAPGHKPRAVTWLTLSLVGLLFSDVVYGLARLDSNWQVGGPIDLGWIVFYAAAGYAALDPSMRELTMGNARSWAALPTGGRRLILLTAAALIAPGVLLAQDLTGDVTDAPVIAAGSALMFLLVMARVGGLLTERVALASEITRRDSEAYFRTLIQSASDVILIVGEDDRIRYASPSAGTLLGHGDLTGEPVTLLVADVHHNQLREALAVARAGSVDTDALDFTAVTAEHRLLQVECTIRDLRAESTVAGLVLTVRDVTERRQLENDLAHQAFHDGLTGLANRELFRNRLEYAYAGSVAAGRELGVVFVDLDDFKEVNDTLGHAIGDQLLIAVGRRITQAIGGPSTAARMGGDEFAALVEVGPGLPGAEEIAERVVAALLVPVELSDGHGGTHVVSGAASVGVATSLDATSPTELLRHADLALYLAKGAGKGTWQRYRSDLHTAMVERLALRTALHEAVDAEQFVLQYQPIVDVSSQAVVGVEALVRWRHPEKGLLGPYHFIELAEENGAIVGIGEWVLRESLRQIARWHAEQPDATLRYISVNVSARQFRQPGFVDRVRAALTEAGARPEWLLLEITESLVLRDAEQVWADLEALRALGVRIAIDDFGTGYSSLSYLRQMPVDVLKIDKSFIDDIVASKQQRALVNAIVTLARNLDLTVVAEGIEDAGQHALLARMGCPYGQGYLFSKPVWPADVPALTNPAVPVA; encoded by the coding sequence ATGGCGAGGGTCTCCTATCTGGCGTGGGTGACGGCGCTGTGCGTCCTCTACTACGCCTGGCCCGGGTCGCACGTGTTCTCCTGGGGCGGCATCGGGCTGTCGGCGGCCGCCGCTGTGCTCGTCGGGGTGCGGCAGCACCGCCCGCGGCGCCCGCTGCCGTGGTACCTCATCTCGGCGGCGCTGGTCTTCTTCGTGTCCGGCGACACGGTCTACTACGTCAAGACCGCGCTCGGCCAGACCCCGCCGTTCCCGGACTGGTCCGACGTGCTCTACCTGCTGGTCTACCCGCTGCTGGCGGGCGGGCTGGTGCTGTTCATCCGCTCGCGCGCCGGGCAGGGCAACCGGGCCGCGCTGCTGGACGCCGCGGTGCCCACGGTGAGCCTGGGACTGCTCTCCTGGGTGTACATGATCGCGCCGTACACCCGCGACACCGAGCTGACCGTGCTGGAGAAGGCCGTCTCGGTCAGTTACCCGCTCGGCGACGTGCTCGCGCTGGCGATCCTGCTGCGCCTGCTCACCGCGCCCGGCCACAAGCCCCGCGCGGTCACCTGGCTCACCCTCAGCCTGGTCGGCCTGCTCTTCTCCGACGTCGTGTACGGCCTCGCCCGGCTGGACAGCAACTGGCAGGTGGGCGGTCCGATCGACCTCGGCTGGATCGTGTTCTACGCCGCGGCGGGGTATGCCGCGCTGGACCCGTCGATGCGCGAGCTGACCATGGGCAACGCCCGCTCCTGGGCCGCGCTGCCCACCGGCGGCCGGCGGCTGATCCTGCTGACCGCGGCCGCGCTGATCGCCCCCGGTGTGCTGCTGGCCCAGGACCTCACCGGGGACGTCACCGACGCACCGGTCATCGCGGCCGGCTCGGCCCTGATGTTCCTGCTGGTCATGGCACGGGTCGGCGGCCTGCTCACCGAGCGGGTGGCGCTGGCCTCGGAGATCACCCGGCGGGACAGCGAGGCCTACTTCCGGACGCTGATCCAGAGCGCGTCGGACGTCATCCTGATCGTCGGCGAGGACGACCGGATCCGCTACGCCAGCCCCTCGGCGGGTACGTTGCTGGGCCATGGCGACCTCACCGGCGAGCCGGTGACCCTGCTGGTCGCCGACGTGCACCACAACCAGCTGCGCGAGGCGCTGGCGGTGGCCCGGGCCGGCAGCGTGGACACCGACGCGCTCGACTTCACCGCGGTCACCGCCGAGCACCGGCTGCTGCAGGTCGAGTGCACGATCCGCGACCTGCGCGCCGAGTCCACGGTGGCCGGGCTGGTGCTGACGGTGCGCGACGTCACCGAGCGCCGCCAGCTCGAGAACGACCTGGCCCACCAGGCCTTCCACGACGGGCTCACCGGGCTGGCCAACCGGGAGCTGTTCCGCAACCGGCTCGAGTACGCCTACGCGGGCTCGGTGGCCGCCGGTCGCGAGCTGGGCGTGGTCTTCGTCGACCTGGACGACTTCAAGGAGGTCAACGACACCCTCGGGCACGCCATCGGTGACCAGCTGCTGATCGCCGTCGGCCGGCGGATCACCCAGGCCATCGGCGGGCCCAGCACCGCGGCCCGGATGGGCGGCGACGAGTTCGCTGCGCTCGTCGAGGTCGGCCCCGGGCTGCCCGGCGCCGAGGAGATCGCCGAGCGCGTCGTGGCCGCGCTGCTGGTGCCGGTCGAGCTCAGCGACGGTCACGGCGGCACCCACGTGGTCAGCGGGGCGGCCAGCGTGGGCGTGGCCACCAGCCTGGACGCCACCAGCCCGACCGAGCTGCTGCGGCACGCCGATCTCGCGCTCTACCTGGCCAAGGGGGCCGGCAAGGGCACCTGGCAGCGCTACCGCAGCGACCTGCACACCGCCATGGTGGAGCGGCTGGCCCTGCGTACCGCGTTGCACGAGGCCGTCGACGCCGAGCAGTTCGTGCTGCAGTACCAGCCCATCGTCGACGTCAGCAGCCAGGCCGTGGTCGGGGTGGAGGCCCTGGTGCGCTGGCGGCACCCGGAGAAGGGGCTGCTCGGGCCGTACCACTTCATCGAACTCGCCGAGGAGAACGGCGCGATCGTGGGCATCGGCGAATGGGTGCTGCGCGAGTCGCTGCGCCAGATCGCCCGCTGGCACGCCGAGCAGCCGGACGCGACGCTGCGCTACATCAGCGTCAACGTGTCGGCCCGCCAGTTCCGCCAGCCCGGGTTCGTCGACCGGGTGCGCGCGGCGCTGACCGAGGCCGGTGCCCGCCCCGAGTGGCTGCTGCTGGAGATCACCGAGAGCCTGGTGCTGCGCGACGCCGAGCAGGTCTGGGCCGACCTCGAGGCGCTGCGGGCGCTGGGCGTGCGGATCGCGATCGACGACTTCGGTACGGGGTACTCCTCGCTGAGCTACCTGCGCCAGATGCCGGTCGACGTGCTGAAGATCGACAAGTCGTTCATCGACGACATCGTGGCCAGCAAGCAGCAGCGTGCGCTGGTCAACGCGATCGTCACGCTGGCGCGCAACCTCGACCTGACGGTGGTCGCCGAGGGCATCGAGGACGCCGGCCAGCACGCCCTGCTGGCCCGGATGGGCTGCCCGTACGGCCAGGGCTACCTGTTTTCCAAGCCGGTGTGGCCGGCCGACGTGCCCGCGTTGACTAACCCGGCCGTCCCGGTGGCATGA